From Scleropages formosus chromosome 1, fSclFor1.1, whole genome shotgun sequence, a single genomic window includes:
- the LOC114910686 gene encoding CMRF35-like molecule 2, translated as MEVTGHVGQDVTVQCSHILARGNGKYFCKGHCSRDADVLIKTEEGQRNKKIGRLSLYDNGTGTFWVTITGLKKTDTGTYWCAVKRSIIADTFTEVSLTVLDAPPPGTSVPIQVGGQTTAPHPGTPSAVPSTVSNSTTPLSTNTKPSQSTG; from the exons ATGGAAGTGACTGGACATGTAGGACAGGACGTCACTGTCCAGTGCTCTCACATTTTGGCACGAGGTAATGGGAAGTACTTCTGTAAGGGACACTGTTCCAGAGATGCTGATGTTCTCATTAAAACTGAAGAAGGACAAAGGAATAAGAAGATTGGGAGGCTCTCACTGTATGACAATGGAACGGGAACCTTCTGGGTGACCATCACTGGACTGAAGAAGACGGACACTGGGACATACTGGTGCGCAGTGAAACGGTCCATCATTGCAGACACTTTCACAGAGGTGTCTCTAACGGTACTCGATG CGCCACCACCTGGCACCTCTGTGCCCATCCAGGTTGGAGGACAAACAACAG CTCCTCACCCTGGTACACCCTCTGCTGTGCCCTCAACAGTTTCTAACTCCACAACACCCCTCTCAACCAACACTAAGCCCAGCCAAAGCACAG GTTGA